Proteins encoded within one genomic window of Pedobacter africanus:
- a CDS encoding type 1 glutamine amidotransferase gives MTDRNKIKVAVIDMNNGVTNQGMRGIQEVLLRYREEMELDLCFDLFDLRQKDEIPGLDYDIYISSGGPGSPYDGEGQQWENNFFKLLDDLVAFNKNNTQLKKHVFLICHSFQMACRKFGLGQVIRRRSTAFGIFPVFLTEEGEDDTLFAGLPNPFYTVDSRDWQVTNPNDALFCAAEASVLALEKERPHVDLERCVMSIRFTKEIVGTQFHPEADPLGMKTYLLQEDKKKVIIKNHGEQKYYDMLNSLDDPMRIALTQRIVLPNFLNEAINTLQEA, from the coding sequence ATGACCGACAGAAATAAGATTAAGGTAGCTGTTATTGACATGAATAACGGGGTTACCAACCAGGGAATGCGAGGGATACAGGAAGTCTTGCTGCGTTACAGGGAGGAAATGGAACTGGATTTATGCTTTGATCTGTTTGATTTAAGACAAAAAGACGAAATACCCGGTCTGGATTACGACATCTATATTTCAAGTGGTGGCCCTGGCAGTCCTTACGATGGCGAAGGCCAGCAATGGGAAAATAATTTCTTTAAGTTGCTGGATGATCTTGTGGCCTTTAATAAAAATAACACACAGCTAAAAAAACACGTTTTTTTAATCTGCCACTCTTTCCAGATGGCTTGCCGGAAATTCGGATTGGGCCAGGTGATCAGAAGGCGCTCTACGGCTTTTGGCATTTTTCCTGTTTTTCTGACGGAAGAAGGGGAAGACGACACCTTATTTGCCGGATTGCCAAATCCTTTTTATACGGTAGACAGCCGCGACTGGCAGGTGACCAACCCCAACGATGCCTTGTTCTGTGCCGCCGAAGCCAGCGTGCTGGCCCTGGAAAAAGAGCGCCCGCATGTTGATCTGGAACGCTGTGTAATGTCTATACGCTTTACCAAAGAGATTGTAGGCACCCAGTTTCATCCGGAAGCTGATCCCCTGGGCATGAAAACCTACCTGCTGCAGGAAGACAAAAAGAAAGTCATCATTAAAAATCATGGGGAACAAAAGTATTACGACATGCTCAATAGCCTGGACGACCCGATGCGGATTGCCCTAACGCAGCGCATTGTTTTACCTAATTTTTTAAATGAGGCCATTAACACTTTACAGGAGGCCTGA
- a CDS encoding Crp/Fnr family transcriptional regulator, whose protein sequence is MLEQFKAYLQNKVALTDEQFALISDKLRIKTFERNEMILMKGEVSTHGYFVMSGLLRSYSIDSKGKTHIIQFAPEQWWLSDRNGMLFNEGSDFFIDAIEHTEAVVIPKDYINEAAKVVPCMHDLNHTILNNSIRFMQKRINMLLSATAEERYLNFIKLYPNLTLRVPQWMIASYLGITPESLSRVRKDLAHKHFKA, encoded by the coding sequence ATGCTGGAACAGTTTAAAGCCTATTTACAAAATAAAGTAGCCCTTACCGACGAACAGTTTGCGCTGATTTCTGACAAATTGAGAATAAAAACCTTTGAACGGAATGAAATGATCCTGATGAAGGGTGAAGTTTCTACGCATGGTTATTTTGTGATGAGCGGCCTCCTACGCAGTTATTCCATCGACAGCAAAGGCAAAACACACATCATTCAGTTTGCCCCTGAGCAATGGTGGTTGTCAGACCGTAATGGTATGCTTTTTAATGAAGGTTCTGACTTCTTTATTGATGCTATTGAGCATACCGAAGCAGTTGTGATCCCAAAGGATTACATCAATGAAGCAGCCAAGGTAGTACCCTGCATGCATGACCTGAACCACACCATATTAAACAATTCCATCAGGTTTATGCAGAAAAGGATCAATATGCTGCTCAGCGCAACGGCTGAAGAACGTTACCTGAATTTTATCAAGCTGTACCCCAATCTTACGTTAAGGGTACCACAATGGATGATTGCCTCCTACCTGGGCATTACACCAGAATCTTTAAGCAGGGTACGCAAAGACCTGGCACATAAGCATTTTAAAGCTTAA
- the porV gene encoding type IX secretion system outer membrane channel protein PorV, with protein sequence MNFRCIVKAALSVISLVAAGATLRAQVVQPGTQTNGSQANNIITAVPFLLITPDARAAGMADAGVAVQPDANAMSINPAKLAFLEKKYGFSVSYSPWLKSLVPDVNLTYVSGFYKPDERTTLGSALRYFNLGEIQLTDINQQDLGVYSPNELAFDLTYSRRMGDSFSLGTSLRYIYSNLSSGQFTAGQETHAGSALAVDASAYFKKQTVFLGTDAILSAGLNISNIGTKMSYSDGGNRYFLPANLKIGGASTFLMDDYNQVTFALDFNKLLAPTAPVYDGNGKILQGRDPDRSVPAGIFGSFTDAPGGFSEEIKEVNIGAGMEYWYNQQFAFRAGYFYESPKKGNRRYATIGAGLKYNVFNIDIAYLIANAEKSPLANTLRFTMLFNFGEVKH encoded by the coding sequence ATGAATTTTAGGTGTATTGTTAAAGCTGCTTTAAGCGTTATCTCCTTAGTGGCAGCTGGAGCAACGCTGCGTGCCCAGGTAGTCCAGCCGGGTACCCAAACCAATGGCAGCCAAGCGAACAACATCATTACTGCGGTACCTTTTTTGCTGATCACACCGGATGCACGTGCAGCTGGTATGGCCGATGCAGGTGTAGCTGTGCAGCCCGATGCCAATGCCATGAGCATTAATCCAGCTAAGCTCGCTTTTTTAGAGAAAAAATACGGTTTTTCTGTTTCCTATAGCCCATGGTTAAAAAGCCTTGTTCCGGATGTAAACCTGACGTATGTCAGCGGTTTCTATAAACCGGATGAGCGAACCACACTTGGCAGCGCGCTGCGTTATTTTAACCTCGGAGAGATTCAGCTTACAGATATAAACCAGCAGGACCTGGGTGTTTACAGTCCGAATGAACTGGCCTTTGACCTGACCTATTCCAGACGTATGGGCGACAGTTTTTCCCTGGGCACCTCGTTGCGTTATATTTATTCAAACCTCAGCTCAGGACAGTTCACTGCCGGACAGGAGACCCATGCCGGATCGGCACTCGCAGTGGATGCATCTGCTTACTTCAAAAAACAGACGGTATTTTTGGGCACTGACGCCATACTTTCGGCCGGGCTCAACATCTCCAATATTGGCACTAAAATGAGTTATTCTGATGGGGGGAACCGGTATTTTCTGCCTGCAAATTTAAAAATCGGGGGAGCATCCACTTTTTTGATGGACGACTATAATCAGGTTACCTTTGCCCTTGATTTTAATAAACTGCTTGCGCCAACAGCACCCGTTTATGACGGAAATGGAAAGATTTTGCAGGGAAGGGACCCTGATCGTTCTGTTCCGGCCGGGATTTTCGGATCCTTTACAGATGCACCGGGAGGTTTCAGCGAAGAGATTAAGGAAGTAAATATAGGGGCAGGGATGGAATACTGGTATAACCAGCAATTTGCCTTCAGGGCAGGTTATTTTTATGAAAGTCCAAAAAAGGGAAACAGGCGCTACGCTACAATTGGGGCCGGGTTAAAATATAATGTATTCAATATTGACATTGCCTATCTTATTGCCAATGCCGAAAAAAGCCCCCTGGCCAATACGCTAAGGTTTACCATGCTTTTCAATTTTGGAGAAGTAAAGCATTGA
- a CDS encoding YceI family protein: MATTNWALDPAHSELQFKVKHLMITTVTGSLKSLSASLTSPSDDFENASVKFEADTASIDTGNNDRDNHLKSGDFFDADQFPKITFESTSLEKDDDTYKLKGNLGIKGINKPVKLDVEFGGIATDPWGNTKAGFTISGKINRTDFGLTWNAALETGGVMVSEEVKILGELQFVKQA; encoded by the coding sequence ATGGCAACTACAAACTGGGCATTAGACCCCGCACACAGCGAACTACAATTTAAAGTAAAACATCTAATGATTACTACTGTAACTGGCAGTCTGAAATCGTTAAGCGCATCATTAACCAGTCCATCAGATGATTTCGAGAATGCCAGTGTTAAATTTGAAGCCGATACAGCATCTATTGACACGGGAAACAACGACCGCGATAACCATTTGAAAAGCGGTGACTTCTTCGACGCAGATCAATTCCCGAAAATCACTTTTGAGTCTACGTCACTTGAAAAAGATGACGACACTTACAAGTTAAAAGGCAATCTGGGGATTAAAGGCATCAACAAACCGGTAAAACTGGATGTAGAGTTTGGTGGTATTGCTACAGACCCCTGGGGAAATACCAAAGCCGGTTTTACCATCAGCGGCAAGATCAACCGTACAGATTTTGGTTTAACCTGGAATGCTGCGTTGGAAACAGGCGGTGTAATGGTAAGCGAAGAAGTGAAAATCCTGGGTGAACTTCAGTTTGTGAAACAAGCCTGA
- the ispF gene encoding 2-C-methyl-D-erythritol 2,4-cyclodiphosphate synthase, which produces MKIKVGFGFDVHQLKENHPFIVGGVQLEHHSGAFGHSDADVLLHAICDALLGAANLRDIGFHFKNIDPRWKGISSLILLQETVKLLKEKGYEIGNIDAMLCMEAPKINPHIPAMQQNIAEAAGISVEDISIKATTNEQMGFVGREEGVVAYAVCLIQR; this is translated from the coding sequence ATGAAGATTAAAGTAGGTTTTGGATTTGACGTACACCAGTTAAAGGAAAATCATCCTTTTATTGTGGGAGGGGTTCAACTGGAACACCATAGCGGCGCTTTTGGGCACTCTGATGCTGATGTGCTACTGCATGCCATATGCGATGCTTTGCTGGGCGCGGCCAATTTAAGGGATATTGGTTTCCATTTTAAAAATATAGATCCCCGCTGGAAAGGAATTAGCAGCCTGATCCTGTTACAGGAAACTGTAAAACTGCTCAAAGAAAAAGGCTATGAAATCGGGAACATCGATGCCATGCTGTGTATGGAAGCACCTAAAATCAACCCGCATATCCCTGCCATGCAGCAAAATATTGCTGAAGCGGCAGGGATATCAGTAGAAGATATTTCTATCAAGGCCACCACCAATGAGCAAATGGGCTTCGTCGGAAGGGAAGAAGGTGTTGTTGCTTATGCCGTGTGCCTGATACAGCGGTAG
- a CDS encoding SUMF1/EgtB/PvdO family nonheme iron enzyme, translating into MKKTYLYLLISLVAVTSFVSCKSRSGKSDKTGMDYNKKEYGGFVVNNRYKRGPGPGLVEIEGGVFVMSGSAINVPGQELSSYNHKRETTVSSFYMDETEVSNTNWLEYLNWIRTNFPKDYEYYYNEMPDTLVWRRPLSYNEPYVDNYLRHPAYQDYPVVGVSWEQAERYCEWRTDRVNELLLRERGLMTTFKDLNGGSARANTTSAATPLPTGPFSTDTYLAGQHDDKGKKAMKDLNPANTAAAGTTGGRNTATRTVRLEDGILKQPYRLPTEAEWEYAALGLIGNTQYENINSNKIYPWSGLGLSSAKKSTRGLILANFKRTKGDYMGVGGSLNDKGSITVAVRSYTPNDFGLYNMAGNVNEWVADVYRSHTFEAADAFNPYRGNYYQDKKIADPATGKLAIDKYNKPVMTDALYAKKQTWAEKQASANKPADSIKNTYADQRGYRDPQSELYGEITLINDKSRVYKGGSWNDQALWLNPASRRFMQQDEATADIGFRCAMTMLGAPEIRSTGKPQFKTKPAKAFKSR; encoded by the coding sequence ATGAAGAAAACATACTTATACTTACTTATATCCCTTGTGGCTGTAACCTCTTTTGTCTCCTGTAAATCCAGGTCGGGCAAATCAGACAAAACCGGCATGGACTATAACAAGAAGGAATATGGTGGTTTTGTAGTAAACAACAGGTACAAACGCGGTCCAGGCCCCGGACTGGTAGAGATAGAAGGCGGTGTTTTTGTAATGAGCGGAAGCGCCATCAATGTTCCTGGACAGGAGCTCAGTTCGTACAACCACAAAAGGGAGACTACAGTTTCTTCCTTCTATATGGATGAGACTGAGGTTTCCAATACCAACTGGCTGGAATACCTGAACTGGATCCGTACCAATTTTCCTAAAGATTACGAGTATTATTATAACGAAATGCCAGACACGCTGGTATGGCGCAGGCCGCTTTCCTACAATGAGCCTTATGTAGATAATTACCTGAGACACCCTGCTTATCAGGATTATCCTGTTGTAGGTGTATCCTGGGAGCAGGCTGAAAGGTATTGCGAATGGCGGACAGACCGTGTGAACGAACTTCTGCTTCGCGAGCGTGGTTTAATGACCACCTTCAAGGATTTAAATGGTGGATCAGCAAGGGCCAACACCACATCCGCCGCAACTCCGCTGCCAACTGGTCCTTTTAGCACAGATACCTACCTGGCCGGACAGCATGACGACAAAGGTAAAAAGGCCATGAAGGACCTTAATCCTGCAAATACAGCGGCAGCAGGTACTACAGGGGGTAGAAATACGGCCACCAGAACAGTACGCTTGGAAGATGGCATTTTAAAACAGCCTTACCGTTTACCTACAGAAGCAGAGTGGGAATACGCAGCTTTGGGCCTTATTGGCAATACGCAATACGAGAACATCAACAGCAATAAGATCTATCCATGGAGTGGATTGGGCCTGAGCTCGGCAAAGAAAAGTACCCGTGGTTTGATCCTTGCCAACTTTAAAAGGACCAAAGGCGATTATATGGGTGTAGGCGGTTCATTGAACGATAAAGGTAGTATTACGGTAGCCGTAAGGTCTTATACGCCAAATGATTTTGGACTTTACAATATGGCTGGGAACGTAAATGAATGGGTGGCCGATGTTTACCGCTCGCATACTTTTGAAGCGGCAGACGCATTTAACCCATATCGTGGGAACTATTATCAGGACAAAAAAATTGCTGACCCTGCAACTGGAAAGCTGGCTATTGACAAATACAATAAACCGGTGATGACGGATGCACTTTATGCAAAAAAACAGACCTGGGCGGAAAAACAGGCTTCAGCAAACAAACCTGCTGATTCGATAAAAAACACCTACGCCGACCAAAGGGGTTACAGGGACCCGCAAAGTGAATTGTATGGAGAAATTACCCTGATCAATGACAAATCAAGAGTTTACAAAGGTGGTTCTTGGAACGATCAGGCATTATGGTTAAACCCGGCAAGCAGACGGTTCATGCAGCAAGATGAGGCTACAGCCGATATCGGCTTCAGGTGTGCCATGACCATGCTGGGCGCACCAGAGATCAGATCGACCGGAAAACCACAGTTTAAAACGAAACCGGCAAAAGCTTTTAAAAGCCGTTAA
- a CDS encoding carboxylate-amine ligase yields the protein MNDFTLGIEEEYMVIDPVTRELTSHDQKIVEAAQKIHKDQVKAEMHQAVVEVGTGICRNTTQAREEISQLRYTVSQLAGELGLRIGAAGTHPFSHWEKQLITEHPRYSEIVNELQEAARSNLIFGLHVHVGFQSRELAIHIANQVRYFLPHVFALSTNSPFWEGRNTGYKSFRTKVFDKFPRTGIPDIFNSIEDYDNYVKLLIKTNSIDNAKKIWWDIRVHPFFETIEFRICDCPMLIDETMAFVALFQALCAKLYKLRLQNMKFISYSRALINENKWRAARYGIDGNLIDFGKEMEVNCRNLVLELLDFVDDVVDDLGCRNEINYVTKILENGTGADRQLSVYEQFGNFEAVVDYITTQTLIGAK from the coding sequence ATGAACGATTTTACACTTGGGATCGAGGAAGAATATATGGTAATAGACCCTGTGACCAGGGAACTGACCTCGCACGACCAGAAAATAGTTGAAGCAGCACAAAAAATACACAAAGACCAGGTAAAGGCAGAAATGCACCAGGCGGTAGTAGAGGTGGGCACCGGTATCTGCAGAAATACAACACAGGCCCGGGAAGAGATTTCTCAGCTGCGTTACACAGTTTCCCAGCTTGCAGGAGAACTCGGCCTGAGAATAGGTGCGGCAGGCACACATCCCTTTTCCCATTGGGAAAAGCAGCTGATCACTGAACACCCACGCTACAGCGAAATTGTAAATGAACTTCAGGAGGCAGCCCGTTCCAACCTGATCTTTGGCCTGCATGTGCATGTGGGTTTTCAATCGCGAGAGCTGGCCATACACATTGCCAACCAGGTGCGTTACTTTTTGCCCCATGTATTTGCGCTGTCTACCAACTCTCCTTTTTGGGAGGGCAGAAATACCGGCTATAAATCCTTTCGTACGAAGGTATTTGACAAATTTCCGAGGACAGGCATCCCCGATATTTTCAACAGTATTGAAGATTACGACAACTACGTAAAGCTGCTCATCAAGACCAACAGCATCGACAATGCCAAAAAGATCTGGTGGGACATCAGGGTACATCCTTTTTTTGAGACCATAGAGTTCAGGATCTGCGACTGCCCGATGCTGATTGACGAAACCATGGCTTTTGTGGCCCTTTTCCAGGCTCTATGTGCCAAATTGTATAAGCTTCGCCTGCAAAACATGAAGTTCATCAGCTATTCCAGGGCACTCATTAACGAGAACAAGTGGCGGGCTGCACGTTATGGGATCGACGGCAACCTGATCGATTTCGGCAAGGAAATGGAAGTGAATTGTCGCAATCTGGTTTTGGAACTGCTCGACTTTGTAGACGATGTGGTAGACGACCTGGGCTGCCGCAACGAAATCAATTATGTGACGAAGATACTGGAAAACGGAACAGGAGCTGACCGGCAATTGTCTGTTTACGAACAATTTGGTAACTTTGAGGCCGTAGTAGACTACATTACTACACAAACATTGATTGGGGCTAAGTAG
- a CDS encoding ATP-grasp domain-containing protein produces MKKIGILFGKERSFPEAFVKRVNQMGGKEFRAEFVSIDKIFQAEPLNYAVIIDRISQDVPFYRAAMKNAAITGTAVINNPFWWSADEKFFNNALAEKLGVPVPKTALVPSYEQPDDTSDQSFSNLVFPLDWDAIFQYTGFPAYMKPFDGGGWKEVYKLNDKEDFFDKHSQTKQTVMMLQEEIIFEEYFRCYCIGGKYVRIMQYEPRNPFHLRYVVNTPPSSKKLLQTIENYVLKLNQYLGYDFNTVEFAVRDGIPYAIDFCNPAPDADVASVGQENFDWVVETSAKYAIERARAQVNDQDNLTWGEYIKTSAAGLPLIGKPSVKKAPAKTAAAKK; encoded by the coding sequence ATGAAAAAAATTGGAATTTTATTTGGGAAGGAAAGATCTTTTCCGGAAGCTTTTGTAAAACGTGTGAACCAGATGGGAGGAAAGGAATTCCGGGCCGAATTTGTCAGTATCGACAAGATCTTCCAGGCCGAGCCTTTAAATTATGCAGTCATTATCGACCGTATTTCACAGGATGTCCCTTTTTATCGCGCTGCGATGAAAAACGCGGCGATTACCGGAACGGCTGTTATCAATAACCCCTTCTGGTGGAGTGCCGATGAGAAATTTTTTAATAATGCCCTTGCAGAAAAACTAGGTGTACCGGTACCAAAAACAGCATTGGTCCCTTCTTACGAACAGCCGGATGATACTTCAGACCAGTCGTTCAGCAATCTGGTATTTCCGTTAGACTGGGATGCGATTTTTCAATATACCGGTTTTCCGGCCTATATGAAGCCTTTTGATGGCGGAGGTTGGAAAGAAGTTTACAAGTTAAACGATAAGGAAGACTTTTTCGACAAGCACAGTCAGACCAAACAAACGGTAATGATGCTGCAGGAAGAGATCATTTTTGAGGAATACTTCCGCTGCTATTGTATTGGTGGAAAATATGTACGCATTATGCAATACGAACCCCGCAACCCTTTTCACCTGCGTTACGTGGTAAACACCCCCCCTTCCAGTAAAAAGCTGCTGCAAACCATCGAAAATTATGTACTTAAGCTGAACCAGTACCTGGGTTATGACTTCAATACCGTGGAATTTGCCGTACGCGACGGGATTCCGTATGCCATAGATTTCTGTAACCCGGCGCCGGATGCTGATGTAGCCAGCGTTGGACAGGAAAACTTCGACTGGGTGGTAGAAACCAGCGCAAAGTATGCCATTGAAAGGGCAAGGGCACAGGTAAACGACCAGGACAATCTGACCTGGGGCGAGTACATCAAGACCAGCGCGGCAGGCTTACCGCTTATTGGCAAACCTTCAGTAAAAAAAGCCCCTGCTAAAACTGCTGCAGCTAAAAAATAA
- a CDS encoding FeoB-associated Cys-rich membrane protein, with protein sequence MDTQSILVILLFAAAILYVGRMVYRAIFQKKGACGGNCKCGVDFSNIEPHKK encoded by the coding sequence ATGGATACTCAAAGCATCTTGGTGATATTACTTTTTGCTGCCGCTATATTATATGTAGGGCGTATGGTTTACCGTGCAATATTTCAAAAAAAAGGTGCTTGTGGGGGCAATTGCAAATGCGGCGTGGACTTCTCCAATATTGAACCTCATAAAAAATAG